The Oryza brachyantha chromosome 6, ObraRS2, whole genome shotgun sequence region CGGCTGACTCCTCTGTTTACCGATCTACCTTTCAACAATGTGACCATGGAGATCATTGTTGTCACAGCCGGGACAATCGGTAagatttcctttttattacCTCTGTACGGCCATCACCTTTTCTTGTGGAGACAAATCAGATTACTATCCACGGTATTCCTGTAGAGTCGGTCACTCATAATGTTGGTGCTGCTGCATTTttcatgacaaaaaaaacttctgTAATGATACCATCAAGTTAGTCGAAACTAAAAACTTCTGTAATGATTCCATCAAGTTAGCAGAAACTACTGTTACTGCTTTTAATCAAGTCTATACACTTGTCAATTTGTCATCAGGAAACTGTACACATGTATACTTAGGAGAAACTTATCTGAATATTCTTGTAGATAATGAAAGGCAGTAGTTGAGTGAAAATAGTAGGCACTAAGATGTAAGAGTTTGGTTTGTGGATTTTCAGTCTCTGTACAGATGCTAAAATTTGGACTGAAGCCATGTCATCGTCAGGAACAgccatttttttagttgcataCATTGTACATAATCATGCTCAATCTTAATTCGGAAAAGACTGGTTTTATATGTCCTCATTCCAGAAAACTCGGTtgcatttttgtttatttcgcCCTGGTATTAGTGTTGAGGGATTTAAGCCCCTATTTCAGTGAGCTCTTGTCATCCTGAGAAATGGGGCCTTTGATTTAAGACAATCTTACATGCGTTGTGCGTACTTAATTGTAAAAGATTCACTTGTACAGTAGTACCATATCAAGATACAATACAAAACTATGTCAGTTTAATAATGACACTAGTTTCTGTTCATTATGCtggtttatatatgatgtttATCTGACGTCTGAATTGAACGGTTTGAGAATTGCAATATCTGTAACTAACCACCTTACTGTTATTTCTGGTCCTTTTTCAAAATCAGCGGCCAACGAGTTGAGATTCCCCAATGTTGATGCAGTCTGGAGGAAGACAGAACTACAGGAGCAGAACCTCTGACAGTTATTTCACCATTCAGAAATTTTTTCGCTGCCTCATACCGAATGACAGGAGTAGgccttatgtttttttttccccatagATATagatgcagaaaaaaaaaccatcatCTCGTCTGTTTCCCGGTTGTTAGCTATGGAACAGTATGCTTTGAAGTTTAGAATGCCTGAACAATTGTGCACGTTCTGACATTTGCTGTGGTTTCCGTTGTTATCTGTATGATATGAATGATCATCCACACATTTGCAGGAGTGAAATGTTATGCTCAAGTCTGAATACACGGGAACTGTTTCATACtcctttcatatttttacGATGTCGCTAACTTTTTGttacatgtttaattatttatcttattaaaaaactgtgcaaatatatgaaaatttgactaaaaaaatatgtttagaataaatccaatcacaacaaaataattgataattacaaaagtttttttaataaaacgaatggtcaaacgcatgataaaaaatcaacggtgtcatatgtATTAAAACATGAAGGGGTATATAGGAACTATTTCTGACATTTTTTCTATGGTTCCTATGTTTCTATACATAAGAATTGTTCTGTCCATGTATCTGCACCAAAAGGCAGTCCATAATGAATTTTGGATGGCCATCATTAGCTGCAGTGTTTTAGACTAAGCAAAATCAATTCAGTGTTTTAGTCATTAGCTGCAGTGTTTTAGACATGGCAGCTTTGCACAGACTATTTGGATCTCATCTAATCTACTTAGATGTACGGTACACAAGAGTAAAtacaacatcaaaatcaattcaGTAGTACTAAAGCTACATGACTAGTGCGGTGGCGGATGGcgagcgccgccaccaccacccaccgccgcccggcACGGCGTCGGACGGGACAAACCCCGAGCAACCGCACCGCTGTTCGCCCGCCCCCCGCCCCGCGGCTGGACGGCTTCCAGTAGTCCAGTgatgttcgccgccgccgcgacagGAGGAGTTCAGTTCGACTCGCACATGAGGTGTTCGTCGAAATGCCCTGGGATTCATTCTCCGGCTAATCTACCTTCTTTTGATGCCGCACAGAAGCAAACAATCCGAGCGACCATGGAGTGCATTGTCTTCGCCTCTGCTTCTTTCCGGCGCCGTAGCCGTGGACGACGACGCTGGCCACACCATGGAGCAGCACAGCAGTAGCCACTAGCCAGTGCTCGACACCTCCGAACTCCCGGTGAGGTCAGCATGACGTCATCGAGCATGTGGGCCCACGGGCCCACCTGCCAGCCAACGTGGGGGTgcggccccacctgtcagcgaagGGGTGCTCCTTTAAATTGCGACCGCCTCGGCCTTGGCGCCGACGGGGAGCTCCAAACCGTAACCGTCGCAACGAACCAAGAAACCAAGAGCAGAAGAGCCGgagacccccccccccccccccccgcctcgcctcgccggaaGCAATGGAGCAGTTCCACGACGGGCGCCACGTGTGGCTGCGGAACAGCGCGTTCGGCCTGTACCTCCACTCCGACGAGGACGGGAAAGGTGTCCTCCTGCACCGGGACCGCGCGTGCTTCCACGCGGCGTGGGCGGTGCACATACaccgcctcgacggcggcgacgtcctcATGCTCCACAACGCCGCAAATGGGCGGTACCTCGCGGCCACGGCctggtgggcggcggcgaacgtcGTCAACCTGCGCGACCTCAACGAACTGCCGTCGCTCACCGTCGGCTGGATCGCCATCAGGGCCGGAGGCGGGGACGACGTCCTGCTGCGTCACAGCAGCGGGCGCTTCCTTCGAGCTAACGTCAGCAGGAATCCCTTCAGCTATGGCGTCAACGTCTGCGTCTACTCGTTCGACAGCCCCAGCTTGATGAGGCACTGGGAGGTTACCGCCATTCCCCCGAGAGATTCCATACCTCGCCTTCCACGTCCTTCTTCGGTGAGCACGTCATGCCCTGTTCCATTTCCTGGTTGGGTTCTTTGGGTACCAATTCTTGATCTTTTCTTGTGTCAGATTGCTGCAAATTGTGTTGCTTCCGTTCTCCGGGATGCAATTCTTGGTTCTGTTCCTACCAAAGTTTCCGCATGTATTGCTAATCTGCTAATCGTGCGTCCTATCCTCACGGGAAAGTAATTCTTAGTAACATTTTAGCTCAAGGTCTCCATTCGTAGGGGGGAACTGTTCTTGGTTTCATCTGTCAGGTTGCCACTGCAGGGTTCTGTTCTTAGGACGGTTCTTGGAAATGGCGACATCACCACTGCATTTCCTTCTTGATATGTTCTCTTGGTCCTCGATCACTACGTGTTTGTAATGACTTCCTATAACCCATCATCTTCTTTGCTGCAGTCCAGACCTTGCATCAATCTGCGTCGCATCTCGTTCGTGCGACTATCTTATGATGATCATGCCTGGAGAAAGATCTGGTTCATTGGGAATTCTGTTTTCTGTTTATGGAACCAGCTGGCGGAACGTATGGGAAACGAACTGGACCCCAACTCCAttatttgtgttcgagcgggCAACTTTGGACGGCTAACTCCTCTGGTGACCGATCTGCCTCGCAACAATCTGAAAATGGATGTCATCTTTCTCGTACCTGATGCAATAGGTGAGATATGTATACCTGTGTATGACTGGTTGTCACCTTGTGTTTTTGTGGCTAGTGTTATTCCTCATGTGGTATTCCTTTAGTCATGAATCTCTTCTGATGTTGTGCACATTGCACTGTGCCAGATCAGTCATACTGCTGTTGCATGTTTCATGACAACTTCTGTACCGCCTTCTATCTAATGAACTGCTATCAATAATGTCCTATCTACTTTACCTCAAGcaaaatgtatatatgttttgttaaGAGAAACCTACCTGAAAATTCATGTTCATAAGAAAATAAGTAGGAATT contains the following coding sequences:
- the LOC107304386 gene encoding uncharacterized protein LOC107304386, coding for MEQFHDGRHVWLRNSAFGLYLHSDEDGKGVLLHRDRACFHAAWAVHIHRLDGGDVLMLHNAANGRYLAATAWWAAANVVNLRDLNELPSLTVGWIAIRAGGGDDVLLRHSSGRFLRANVSRNPFSYGVNVCVYSFDSPSLMRHWEVTAIPPRDSIPRLPRPSSSRPCINLRRISFVRLSYDDHAWRKIWFIGNSVFCLWNQLAERMGNELDPNSIICVRAGNFGRLTPLVTDLPRNNLKMDVIFLVPDAIGVLGLTCPNVDAT